The DNA region CTGTTCACAGACCATGTAATGCAGAAAATTATGCTGGTTGGTTTTGAAATGCTAGCATTCTGTAGTTGTCCAGCAGATAGAGCTCTTACTCCATTGTTTACACTACTCTCAGCAATGTAAAAGCAGCATATTAGACCACATAGTGCTCTGCAACAATCACACAGGCTGGATCCCTTTTCAAAAGTATCACAGCTGTGGCTTTAACTGAACCTCACAAACGCAAacactaacacaaacacacacacacacactgagacagagagtcaaaaagagacacaaacgcCCCTTCTAAATTACTTCAAAAGTATCCAGACTCCACCATTACATGGAGGAATTTTGAAATGGTTGTATTCTATAGTTTGTCCAGCAGAATGAGCTCTTACTCCATTGTTGACACAACTCTTAGCACTGTATATCATATGCACGACAGAGCAGCACACCTGTCACAACTGCAGCTGTgcttctgtctcacacacacacacacaaagaaagagtGTCAGAGAGTCACAAACACTTATTCTAAAGAAATTTCACCAGTATCCAGCTCCACCATTGCATGGAGGAAGCACTAATTTACTGCTGCGTGCAGTGTTGCCCTTTCTCAGAGGGTCGCGTCAGCCAGCGTCCAGCAAGTAGCCCCAACAAGTGCGGAggtgcgagggcccgttcatcgctgcttgcagctgtAATTATTGCTATTATTCTCCACACATAAAGAGACTGGTGTAGTTATGTGAGGAATCAGAAATATACAGAATGATAGGTTAAAATCACACTTACATTTCACATATCCACATATCTGACCAAGTTCTAAGTGAAGACATGGGCTATGTGATGCGATGAAACTGGCTTTTTGTCACCCAGACACACGTGACAGTTAAATTAATGTTCTTATGGCTTTTACTCATTGCATGAAAGGACGTTAATGGAGGGAGACAAGTGCTTACATCACATTCACCAATAGATGCACAGGAGCATGGGATGTTACCGCTGAAAAACAGCTATGAGTTGAAAAGTTgatgaaaagatgaaatgaaGGAAGCCTGCATAACTGATTGAACCTTATTTTGCAGTTGAAGCTGTAATGGCCGTTGTGTACTTGGTATTTCTCTGCTAATGGATCTCCAAGCATTGAAATGTTCACAGTCACAAGGAGTGAAATGGCTGGTGTGATGATCATTGTGGGGGCAGGGGGACAATTTATCTGACATTAGGGGAAACTACCAATTTTAACAATGTGAAAATTGGCTCATTTACAATATTATATTCAGTCAATTAAACAGATTTTCTTTAAGTTATTCCTCATAGCAGATGATATAGTTGTGTGCAGAATGTATTACAGTGATTTTAACTGCAGGAAGGAGGCAGGTCATTTTTGAAGGAACTGATAATGCACTATTTTAGTTATATTAGCCATACCAAAAATTTCCTGTGTATCTCATCTGTTTTTGCTCAATGGCTGTTTTTCATCCCACATGCAGGTGTTGCTGTCTCTTGAACAAGGTCTCTGGGCTCCCAACCTGCACTTCAAGTGTCCCAACCCTGATATTCCAGCCCTCATCGATGGTCGGGTTCAAGTCGTTGACCGGCCTATTCCCATCCGAGGTGGCATTGTAGGCATCAACTCCTTTGGATTTGGAGGTTCAAATGTTCATGTGATCCTTCGTCCAGCTGAGAAACACTCTGACACGAATGCATCACCCAGGATGGTTCCCAGGGTGCTTCAGGCCTGTGGCAGGACAGAGGCGGCAGTAAGGGCTGTTCTCCAAAAGGGGAAGAAACACAGTTCAGATGAGAACTTCCTGTCTTTACTGAATGAGGTTTCAGGAGTTCCTACTGCCAGCATGCCCTACCGAGGCTACGCTTTGATTGGCTCTCCGAGTGATGTCTTGGAAGTGCAACAGGTGCAAGCCACTGCCAGGCCACTCTGGTACATCTGTTCAGGTGAGCcatcaaacaaataaacaaacagatggaaaataccatggatgtattaagaaaaataatgacttattttttGTATGAGTTTGACAGTAATTACCTTATATTACCTAAACAGCAATATGTCATAAGTTTGTATAAGGACTTTTTAGTAGAAAAAGTTCCCAATTAAAACAGTTACCAGTTAAGCTTGTGGATCATCCAG from Plectropomus leopardus isolate mb unplaced genomic scaffold, YSFRI_Pleo_2.0 unplaced_scaffold9050, whole genome shotgun sequence includes:
- the LOC121940585 gene encoding fatty acid synthase-like; translated protein: MQVLLSLEQGLWAPNLHFKCPNPDIPALIDGRVQVVDRPIPIRGGIVGINSFGFGGSNVHVILRPAEKHSDTNASPRMVPRVLQACGRTEAAVRAVLQKGKKHSSDENFLSLLNEVSGVPTASMPYRGYALIGSPSDVLEVQQVQATARPLWYICSGEPSNK